One stretch of Pararhizobium qamdonense DNA includes these proteins:
- a CDS encoding response regulator transcription factor, which produces MQTIALVDDDRNILTSVSIALEAEGYKVETYTDGASALDGLLARPPQLAIFDIKMPRMDGMELLRRLRQKSDIPVIFLTSKDEEIDELFGLKMGADDFITKPFSQRLLVERVKAILRRSANREAAAAASTGAGAARSAADIQARSLERGQLSMDQERHTCTWKNEPVTLTVTEFLILHSLAQRPGVVKSRDSLMDAAYDEQVYVDDRTIDSHIKRLRKKFKMVDNDFDMIETLYGVGYRFRESA; this is translated from the coding sequence ATGCAGACGATCGCACTTGTCGATGACGACCGGAATATCCTGACTTCAGTGTCGATTGCGCTGGAGGCGGAAGGCTACAAGGTCGAAACCTATACCGACGGTGCCTCGGCTCTCGACGGTCTTTTGGCGCGGCCGCCGCAGCTCGCAATCTTCGATATCAAGATGCCGCGCATGGACGGCATGGAGCTTCTGCGCCGCCTGCGGCAGAAATCCGATATCCCGGTGATCTTCCTTACCTCCAAGGATGAAGAGATCGACGAACTGTTCGGCTTGAAGATGGGTGCCGACGATTTCATCACCAAGCCTTTCTCGCAGCGCCTTCTGGTGGAGCGCGTCAAGGCGATCCTGCGCCGCTCGGCCAATCGCGAGGCAGCCGCCGCTGCAAGCACCGGTGCTGGCGCCGCCAGAAGTGCCGCCGATATCCAGGCCCGCTCGCTGGAGCGCGGCCAGCTGTCGATGGACCAGGAGCGCCACACCTGCACCTGGAAGAACGAGCCGGTGACGCTGACAGTCACCGAATTCCTGATCCTGCATTCCCTGGCGCAGCGCCCCGGCGTGGTGAAAAGCCGCGATTCCCTGATGGACGCCGCTTATGACGAACAGGTTTATGTCGATGACCGCACCATCGACAGCCACATCAAGCGGTTGCGCAAGAAGTTCAAGATGGTCGATAACGACTTCGACATGATCGAAACGCTGTACGGCGTCGGCTACCGCTTCCGCGAATCCGCCTGA
- a CDS encoding sensor histidine kinase, protein MVEVLRNIDLDEGETRAASGRKWAHPFTLIRRIFGNAVFSSLTRRILFFNLVALVVLVGGIMYLNQFREGLIDARVESLLTQGEIIAGAIAASASVDTNSITIDPEKLLELQAGQSITPLPSDEDLEFPINQERVAPVLRRLISPTRTRARLFDADADLLLDSRHLYTGGQVLRFDLPPIEPEAVTWSERLNSWFNRVLQPGNLPLYKEPPGGNGAIYPEVMNALTGVRGAVVRVTEKGELIVSVAVPVQRFRAVLGVLLLSTQAGDIDKIVHAERLAIIRVFGVAALVNVILSLLLSSTIANPLRRLSAAAIRVRRGGAKEREEIPDFSSRQDEIGNLSVALREMTTALYDRIAAIENFAADVSHELKNPLTSLRSAVETLPLARTDDSKKRLMDVIQHDVRRLDRLISDISDASRLDAELARSDAKAVDLEKLLGGLVDLSRQIRSGKKIVEMSFAVERKDNPKARFDVGGYELRIGQIITNLIENARSFVPDQGGRIVLRLTRTRSRCIIYVEDNGPGIQAEDIDRIFERFYTDRPDGEDFGQNSGLGLSISRQIAEAHGGSLKAENMMDASGKITGARFILSLPIENHA, encoded by the coding sequence TTGGTCGAAGTCTTGCGCAATATCGATTTGGATGAGGGCGAAACACGGGCGGCTTCCGGCCGCAAGTGGGCGCATCCGTTCACGCTGATTCGCCGCATCTTCGGCAATGCCGTGTTTTCCAGCCTGACGCGCCGGATCCTGTTTTTCAATCTCGTCGCGCTCGTCGTCCTCGTCGGCGGCATCATGTACCTCAATCAATTCCGCGAAGGGCTGATCGATGCGCGCGTCGAAAGCCTGTTGACGCAGGGCGAAATTATCGCCGGCGCGATTGCGGCATCTGCCTCCGTCGATACCAATTCGATTACCATCGATCCCGAAAAGCTACTGGAACTGCAGGCGGGCCAAAGCATCACGCCGTTGCCGAGCGACGAGGATCTGGAATTCCCGATCAACCAGGAACGAGTGGCGCCGGTGCTGCGGCGGCTGATATCGCCGACCCGCACCCGTGCCCGCCTGTTTGACGCCGATGCCGATCTCCTGCTGGATTCGCGTCATCTCTATACCGGCGGCCAGGTATTGCGCTTCGACCTCCCGCCGATCGAGCCGGAGGCCGTGACCTGGTCGGAACGGCTGAACTCCTGGTTTAACCGGGTGCTGCAGCCGGGCAACCTGCCGCTCTACAAGGAGCCGCCGGGTGGCAACGGCGCGATCTACCCCGAAGTCATGAATGCGCTGACCGGCGTTCGCGGCGCCGTCGTGCGGGTCACCGAAAAGGGCGAGCTGATCGTCTCCGTCGCCGTGCCCGTCCAGCGTTTCCGCGCGGTTCTCGGCGTGCTGCTTTTGTCGACGCAGGCCGGCGATATCGACAAGATCGTCCATGCCGAGCGGCTGGCCATCATCCGGGTTTTCGGCGTCGCCGCCCTCGTCAACGTCATCCTGTCGCTGCTGCTCTCCAGCACGATCGCCAACCCGCTGCGTCGCCTGTCGGCCGCCGCCATCCGGGTGCGGCGGGGCGGCGCCAAGGAACGCGAGGAAATTCCGGATTTCTCGTCGCGCCAGGATGAGATCGGCAACCTGTCCGTTGCCCTGCGCGAAATGACCACGGCGCTGTATGACCGTATTGCCGCCATCGAGAATTTTGCCGCCGATGTCAGCCACGAACTGAAGAACCCGCTGACCTCGCTGCGCAGTGCCGTGGAGACGCTGCCGCTGGCGCGCACCGACGATTCCAAGAAGCGGCTGATGGACGTCATCCAACATGACGTGCGCCGTCTCGACCGCTTGATCAGCGATATCTCCGATGCTTCCCGGCTCGATGCGGAGCTTGCCCGCAGTGATGCGAAGGCAGTGGACCTGGAAAAACTGCTCGGCGGCCTTGTCGATCTGTCGCGCCAGATCCGCAGCGGCAAGAAGATCGTCGAGATGAGTTTCGCCGTCGAGCGCAAGGACAATCCGAAGGCGCGCTTCGATGTCGGCGGCTATGAATTGCGCATCGGCCAGATCATCACGAACCTGATCGAGAATGCCCGCTCCTTTGTTCCGGACCAGGGCGGGCGCATCGTCCTGCGGCTGACCCGGACCCGAAGCCGCTGCATCATCTATGTCGAGGATAATGGCCCGGGCATCCAGGCCGAAGATATCGACCGGATTTTCGAACGCTTCTACACCGACCGTCCGGATGGCGAAGATTTTGGCCAGAATTCGGGCCTGGGTCTCTCCATCTCCCGCCAGATCGCCGAGGCCCATGGCGGCTCGTTGAAGGCCGAGAACATGATGGATGCGAGCGGCAAGATCACCGGCGCCCGCTTCATCCTGTCGCTTCCGATCGAGAACCACGCGTGA